In the Patescibacteria group bacterium genome, one interval contains:
- a CDS encoding circadian clock KaiB family protein, whose amino-acid sequence MADKRKILFFVSQESAIYNFVRRQVEVACSQEPGMDLEIIDIAEHPELAEQYNIEALPTLIIGDKRFVGQPTSETLAICLHQPPQGA is encoded by the coding sequence ATGGCTGACAAACGTAAAATTTTATTCTTTGTTTCCCAGGAATCGGCGATTTATAATTTCGTTCGCCGCCAGGTTGAGGTTGCCTGCAGCCAGGAGCCGGGAATGGATCTGGAGATCATTGATATTGCCGAACATCCGGAATTGGCCGAACAGTACAACATCGAGGCTCTGCCGACGCTCATCATCGGCGACAAGCGTTTCGTCGGACAGCCCACATCCGAAACACTGGCGATCTGCTTGCATCAGCCGCCGCAGGGCGCGTAA